Within Malus domestica chromosome 04, GDT2T_hap1, the genomic segment AGTGTGGGAAGAAATCGTTGTCGAAAACTGATGCCCACAGGAACCAAGCCTCTGGATCTCGATTCCCTCTTGTGATTCTTATTTGCTTTCCACTACTCATTCCCTTGATTTTCATTGTTGACAGGGGCTTCCACATTTCCGGTCAGTGCTAAACGCTCTATTATCCTTATACTACTTAGTCCATGCCAAGTCAATCTCACTTAGTCCCTGAAACTAGTttagtccgagatagtccgatGCACGTACACACCATGATCTTTATATTTGATCATTTCAGTCTATCAAAGATTCAAATGTAAATTTTGCATTCTCTTGTAATCCactcttctctttttctctaatcTTAAGaatgaataaattaaagaacCAATTGACGAAAATAAGGACGCAATGCATATGATGAGAAACTGTGTGAAAATTACAACCCTATGAACTTATTTTTGTTTAGTGATTGAACATGatacaaaaattttatttttgtaatggCAGTGCCTACGAAAATCTATATGCAGCAACAGGAGCACTCCACTTGAAATTCGAGTTCCTGACCAGTTGCACCAgaatcttcttcctcctccgatTTCGAATCGTTATAAGCATACCAAAAGCTCATCAAAATATAGAAAACAAGATTAGCTGCAGCCAGTGCAGCCAAGGTCCAATAGTAATTATCCAAACGACTTTTGTTCAAAGTGTCTTGAAACCAACTGGATCTCCCTCCCCTTCCACTTATCTTACCAACTAAATGAACCGACAAAGTACTGCCCATTGTCCCAGCTCCAAAAACAGCAATGGCAAACATAACCATGTACTGCGCCATGGACGGAGGAACCTGATTAATGAAGAACAAAGCAATGCTATTTTCTGCAATCCCATCAGCACCTCCTAGGAGAAGAAACTGTGGAAGCAACCAAAATATGGTCATGGAAATTGTTTCCTCCGGCTTGTCAATTAGACCATGGCTTGCAACCACGCCTAGCCTTCGTGTCTCCACTTTCGCTGCCGTGATGCAACATAGAATTGCAAAAATCATTGATACACCAATTCCAATTGGGGGACCATACCTTGTTAGTCCTAAAAGTTGTGTGAGTTTTCCACAAAATTGTTTGGCTTGGTCATAGAACCATAGAAGCAATGGAAGAGGAACCTTTATTCGCCCAACTTTGCGGTTCATGTGGATTGCTTGCTCGATGAAGTAGGTATTTCCGATTGAAGTTACAACACCCAATAGGATAAAGGTTGTGCATAGAGGAATCATGCATAGGATGCTTTTGGTTTCTTCCACTTCTGTGACTCTGCAAAGTCTCCACCTATTATTTTGTTGTTGCTCTAGAGGTTGGGTGGCTGATAAAATGGCAGCCTTGTCTAGGCACCTAGTTTCAAAAAGCAACTTGTGGGATTAAAATGTTACAAGAGGTGTCATTGTAATTGCGGTCATGTATTTGTTTATGTGTAAGTGTACGTGTGTGCATGAGTGCATAAGAAATAGTCCAAACCTGAGGTGGTTAGTGTGAGGTATGCAATAATCAACATCATGTCTCTCATAGAGCTGAGAGGCATCTCTCGGGCATTTCTGGAAAATTTTAGAGGCTGAGGCCACAAAGACCCTAATCAGAGTTGTGAGAGGGCTGCCTTGTCCTCTAGGAGTGTGATACGAGCGCGAACCAGTTAAGAAAATAAGTAGAGCTACCAAGGTACATATGGCTGGGATGCCATACCTAATTGACCAAGGCTTTATAAAATAAGCTGCAAAAACTCCAGCTATAGGGACGAGGATTGCCATAACGGAGGCTAAGCAGCTGAGGAAAAATTGCAAGAGCCTGCCCTCCTCAAGGTCTGAGTCTGCGTCTTCGTCTGGGCGCATGAACTGCTCAGCAATGAACGTCCCTAAGGAGGTCAAGTGACCGCAAACTCCCACAGCTATTAGGGCTAACGCTGTGAAAAAGAGGGCCTTTTGTGCTTGGCCAATGCACTCGGGCTCATATGCGCTGCAAGTGCCTGTTGCCCCGGTAAGGACTGGTGGCGTTGACATTGACAAAAAACCTAAGCCCTGCAGTCCAAAATGAttaatttagtgaccatatttTGCTTAGAATTATATCAATTTTGTCTCGAAGAAACTTACCACACAGTAGGAAAAACTGGAAACTAAGACCATCCAGAAGTTACCCATGAAAGCATCCACAAGAAACTGCAAGCCCACTGGCATTATGGCCACCATGCCCCAGAAAATATTGAGAATTCCAGCCGCGTGGGTGGGACTGAGCTTCCATGCATCTGTTAAGTATGCCATGGTCATCCACATTGCATATGCAGCAAGTATATCCGCCCACATCAGAACTACAAATTGAAGACCACACAAGGAGACGAGAAAATGTTATGATGAATTATTGTGAAGAGTTAGAAATGTGGGTTAACCACAAAACAAATAAGTAGTGTGTAACTAGATCCAATTACCAGTGATCTTCACCAAAGATAACATAGTACTGTATAGCTCTCAGAACTTGCACAATCACtacgatttttttttcttttaacaaaagaaaagactTCTTCGATGTAGCACAGAAACCATGTCGATtctcaataatttagaagaaGTTTAAACGAGAAAACTTCAGAAAAGTCACACTCAAAGTAATGATATTATTCTCTGCATATGTAGGACATATATCGAGAATTGGgagaagaaaatatacaaaGTGATAACATCGAAGAATGAGTCATATGTTCCTCCCTGCCGTGTATGTATGATACGAAGATATTGATAGTaaactcgacaagttgacattCTTCTCTCCCACCTACTTTAGAATACAATCTTCAACTTGTAGATCTCTCCCTAACTGATAGAGCTAAAAAAATGGAGGCCAACTTGAGCATAAGTTGACATTTTCGATTGACAATTTAAGCTGCagtaggaaaaagaagaagaagaagaagaaaacataaATCCAGTAAAACCGATAGGCAAACTATGTTGGAATGCGTGGTTATCAGAGAGTCCATAGTTAGGCATTTGAGAGTATTAGCTTTAGGGCCTTTGATTGTTTTTGACTATCCATAAAATAAAGGTCTCAAGACAAATACTTGAACAATTAAGGAAGATTAAAACGATCAAAGTGGAAAAATTACCCGGAAGGTGTTCTATGACACTATCACATTTGTATTAAAATAGACCTGCACATATATGTACGGATGGTTTATACTAATAAAAATGCGGCTAAATAACCAAAATggtttctgagatttgcataactcatcactttggtcccctaacattccaaatcgataaaagtggtccctgagattgtccaccatccatcattttggtcattccgttaaaaactccgttaagtgtcccggtgctcttggccggaagtttgggaaattttcaaagcttcgtaactcaatcgttttttaaccaaattcgacccataatatatcaaaatgaagatagaaaagtgtagaataagattataccatttggaagcccaatgccTGGCTGAGatagccggaaaatagcctcaaagttgactggttcgaaggaaaactggaaaactcaccggaaactgggtaaactttaaacgttcataacttcttcaatactcaacgaaatcaagtgattcaaaaacgaaaatcatacttctcgacgagaaaaagagaatggtatctttttAAACGGCTAAATCTCCGTGGTTTGTCCGGAAaaaggctcgaaagtggctgtcttggtctcagttagccactttcaagccgttttccggccaaaccacggcgatttaGCCGTCTACAAAGGTACCATTCCTTTGTACTAGGGCAATGAACTCAGCCTCATATGCAGTGCAAGTGCCTGTTGGTGGTGCGGACATAGTCAAAAGACTTAAACCCTGCATTTTTTCCATAATGATTATCATCTATCTACATGCTACCAACAAACTTATATGTAGAgtgaatttatattttgtagtAGTAGTAGTGACTATATTATTATGATGGTTCTCACTTCTTGACTAATCAACTGACGTGACAACGCGTGAGAGACAAGCACTTTCTGTTTTCTTTGGTCTCCATTATTTGGCATGCTTTACTACTTTAAGTCCATTTCGAATGTTCAAAACTCCATAGAAAAATTAGAGATAAATCGAGT encodes:
- the LOC103433647 gene encoding protein NRT1/ PTR FAMILY 5.5; its protein translation is MLSLVKITVLMWADILAAYAMWMTMAYLTDAWKLSPTHAAGILNIFWGMVAIMPVGLQFLVDAFMGNFWMVLVSSFSYCVGLGFLSMSTPPVLTGATGTCSAYEPECIGQAQKALFFTALALIAVGVCGHLTSLGTFIAEQFMRPDEDADSDLEEGRLLQFFLSCLASVMAILVPIAGVFAAYFIKPWSIRYGIPAICTLVALLIFLTGSRSYHTPRGQGSPLTTLIRVFVASASKIFQKCPRDASQLYERHDVDYCIPHTNHLRCLDKAAILSATQPLEQQQNNRWRLCRVTEVEETKSILCMIPLCTTFILLGVVTSIGNTYFIEQAIHMNRKVGRIKVPLPLLLWFYDQAKQFCGKLTQLLGLTRYGPPIGIGVSMIFAILCCITAAKVETRRLGVVASHGLIDKPEETISMTIFWLLPQFLLLGGADGIAENSIALFFINQVPPSMAQYMVMFAIAVFGAGTMGSTLSVHLVGKISGRGGRSSWFQDTLNKSRLDNYYWTLAALAAANLVFYILMSFWYAYNDSKSEEEEDSGATGQELEFQVECSCCCI